Part of the Candidatus Hydrogenedentota bacterium genome, CTCGGACTCGGATTCTTCGCGGCGCTGATGCACAAGAATCTTGAGGTGGTCGATCAGCAGGTTCGCCGCTTCTTCCATCGCCTTCTCGGGCGTAATCGACCCGTTGGTCCACACTTCCATGATTAGGCGGTCGTAGTCCGTCGTCTGGCCGACGCGGGCGTCCTCGACCTGGAAGTTCACGCGCGTGACCGGCGAGAAGCTTGCGTCGAGATAGATCGTCCCGATTTCCGCGTGCTCAAGTTCGAAGTGCTCGGCGGTCATGTAGCCGCGGCCCTTGGCGACCTTCACCTTCATCTCGACGTTGTGCGACGACGAGGTGGCGTTGTAGATCACGTGGTCGGGGTTGAGCACGTCGATCTTCGTGCCCTTGAACACCATCTCCGCCGTGACCGGGCCGGCGCCCTTGTGCTTGAACGTGATGATCTCGGCCTGCTCGCTGTTGAGGCGGAGTTGGGCGCGCTTGAAGTTCAGCACGACGTCCGTCACGTCTTCCTTGACGCCGGGGATCGCGGAGAACTCGTGGTGAATTCCCTCGATCTTGATCGCCGTGACCGCGGAACCTTCGAGCGACGCGAGCAAGACGCGGCGAAGCGCGTTGCCCATGGTGGTGCCGTAGCCGCGTTCGAACGGCTCCACGACGAAGCGGGCGTACTGCTCCGTCGATCCTTCGCTAATCTTCACCGACTTGGGAAGAACAAACTCTTTATCAATCATTCGACTCTTTCTCCCAGTAGCGCGGCCAATCCTTCCGCGCGGTTGAACCCGCCCGAGTGGGCAACTCGGTCAATCTGCCCTGGGAAGTTCTAGACACGGCGG contains:
- a CDS encoding DNA-directed RNA polymerase subunit alpha, whose product is MIDKEFVLPKSVKISEGSTEQYARFVVEPFERGYGTTMGNALRRVLLASLEGSAVTAIKIEGIHHEFSAIPGVKEDVTDVVLNFKRAQLRLNSEQAEIITFKHKGAGPVTAEMVFKGTKIDVLNPDHVIYNATSSSHNVEMKVKVAKGRGYMTAEHFELEHAEIGTIYLDASFSPVTRVNFQVEDARVGQTTDYDRLIMEVWTNGSITPEKAMEEAANLLIDHLKILVHQRREESESESVAGADDPELARQLGRSVDELELSVRAANCLKAANIRTIGELVSRSEAEMLQFHNFGKKSLDEIKALLEAMGLSLGMNTGIPMPALVPSSYVADDEDENDAEDAADDDEDE